A stretch of DNA from Leptospira wolffii serovar Khorat str. Khorat-H2:
CAGACTACTAAGGTGAAACTCGTGAAGGGGGTGAAGTCGTAACAAGGTAGCCGTATCGGAAGGTAGCGGCTGGATCACCTCCTTTTTAAGGAGATCAAAATTCCCGAGTGCGCTTAGCGCGTATCGAGGGAAGCGACAAAAACTCGGGGCTTTCGAAAGAAAGTCCCGAGGGTGTAACAAATCGGGAGTCACGCTACTCTATATGTTTTCGAGGATTCTTTCCTCTTACCAATCATTCAAAAACAATCAAAGTTCTCATAAGAATCATTTGGTAACTATGCTTACCGGATCTGTTTTTCTTCATGTAGGAACTGTTGATTTCCGGATCGAGTAATCTCAAGGACCCCAATGCGATTACTATATTTTATTCTTCTTTAACTGTTTTCTCTCCAAACAAAGGGCGGGATTGCATCCGATCTATTTTCGGAAAATAGATCGACTTCGGCTTGTTTGCTATAAAACTTCTGCCGAACTAATCATGAAGCCCCTGAAATTATTAATAGCAAATCGGGGAGAAGTTTCTATCCGAATCGCAAGAGCCGCAGCCGATTTAGGAATTCGAACTCTTTCCGTCTTTTCTCAAGACGATTCTTCTTCCAAGCATAGATATTTTACGGACGAAGCCTTTTCGCTTTCCGGTTCCGGACCCAAGGCCTATTTAAATTCGGAAGAGATCGTAAAGATCGCGGTAGAAAACGCCTGCGACCTGATCCATCCCGGTTACGGTTTTCTAAGCGAAAGTTCTATCTTCTCCTCCCTTTGCCGGGATGCAGGAATCCGATTTGTCGGTCCGAGTTCCGAAACTCTGGAAATTCTAGGGGATAAGGCCAAGGCTCTTTCTATGGCCGAAAGTATAGGAGTTCCTACACTCCCCGGGATCCGTAGGTCTGTTTCCCTGGATGATGCAAAGGGTTTTTTCGTATCCGAAGGGCCGATGATGATTAAGGCCTTGGCCGGCGGAGGCGGGAGGGGAATTCGAATAGTCCTGAAGTCCGAGGAGATCGATGGAGCTTATTCTTCATGTTCGAACGAGGCCCTTTCTTCTTTCGGAAATTCTAATTTATACGTGGAGAAATTCCTTTCTAAGGCCAGGCATCTCGAGATCCAGATTTTAGGGGACGGCACCGGAGACGTCGTTCATCTTTGGGAAAGGGATTGTACTCTCCAAAGAAGAAACCAAAAGATCCTGGAAATCGCTCCTTCTCCTTTCTTGCCGGATAAAATTCGAAATCGCATTCTGGATTCGGCAATCCAAATCGCCAAAGCCTGCAATTATAAGAATCTAGGAACTTTCGAATTCCTATTGGATGCGGATTCACTCGATTCCTTTTATTTCATGGAATGCAATCCGCGTCTACAAGTGGAACACACAGTTACGGAGGAGATTACCGGTCTGGATCTAGTGCAACTCCAATTGCAGATCGAGATGGGATCTTCCTTAAAGGATTTGGGGGTTTCGCAATCCAGCATTTCCCTACCTAACGGGTTCGCTCTTCAAGTTCGATTGAATTCGGAGATTATAGGAGAAAACGGGGAACCGAAGGCCTCTTCCGGAGAGATTTCAGTGTTCGAGTCGTCTTCCGGACCCGGAATCCGAGTGGATAGCGCCGCTTATTCCGGATATAGCGTGACTCCTAATTTCGATTCGCTACTTGCAAAACTGATCGTAAGGTCCAAATCGGAAAGCCTGAAGAGCCTATTTCATTCTGCCTTTCGCGCATTGGACGAATTTAGAGTGGAGGGAGTTCCTACCAACAAGGACTTTCTATTAACTCTCCTGCAAAGGAAGGAACTGGAGGATTACTCGGTCTATACCAGATTCGTGGACGAGCATTCTTCCGAACTCCTAAAATCCCAGGCAAAATCCAGGATCCCTTGGCAGGATCTATCCGGAGTAAAAAAGGATATTTCCAAAAACGCTTCGAAGATAGAAGTTCCCGAGGGTGCCGTAGTTTTTCATTCTCCCATGGCGGGGAGGCTCTTGGATCTTTTCGTTTCCGACGGCGATCCTATCCGTAAGGGCCAGAAAGTGGCTCTTCTTTCCTCTATGAAAATGGAGCATATTTTGAATTCCGAATATTCGGGATATGTTGAAAGAATCTTTAGCGCGTCCGGTCAGGATTTGGGAGAAGGAGAGCCTATTCTTCTTATTCACCCCGAAGAAGGAGTAGGAGAAGAAGAGACCGAAAATGCGGAGTCAGATTCGGATGCGATTCGATCCGATTTGTCGGAGGTACTACATCGCCTTTCCTTAAACGAGGATGAGGCTCGGGTCCAGGCAAGGGCGAAGCGCCATAAAAGGGGACAGAGAACGATCCGGGAAAATATATCGGATCTTTGCGATTCCGGCAGTTTTACGGAATACGGAGCGCTTGCAATCGCCGCGCAACGCAGACGCCGTTCCTTGGAGGAACTCATTAAGATGAGTCCTGCGGACGGTCTCGTGGCCGGACTAGGCACGATCAACGGACGCTTCTTCCCTCCTCAATATTCCCGTGCTGCCGTCTTGGGTTACGATTACACCGTTTTTATGGGGACGCAAGGAGCCATGAATCACAAGAAGACGGATCGATTTCTTAGGGTCGTGGAAAAGGAAAAACTTCCTCTCGTTTTCTTTACAGAGGGTGGGGGTGGTAGACCCGGGGAAGTGGATGTGCCTGCGGTTGCGGGTTTGGATCTGGATACGTTTCGACAATATGCAGGATTGAAAGGAGGTTCCCCCCGCATTGCCATCGCCTCCGGTAGATGTTTTGCCGGAAACGCAGCACTTTTCGGTGCTAGCGACATACGCATCGCCACCTTGGATTCCAATATCGGGATGGGCGGTCCGGTCATGGTAAAAGGCGGTGGGATCGGAAATTTCTCCGCCGAAGAGATCGGACCTTCTTCCGATCAGGCAAAGAACGGAGTCATAGATATTCTAACCAAGGACGAGAGGAAGCGGTTCATCTCGCCAAAAAGTCTCTCTCTTATTTTCAGGGAAGAATCTCCGAATTCCTGTCCTCGGATCAGAATCTTTTGCGTAAATCGATTCCGGAGAACCGTTTACGTTCCTACGATATCCGTTCTTTGATCGATATTCTCTCGGATATGGATTCCGTTTTGGAATTACAGAAAGAATACGCCAAAGGAATGCTTACGGCCTTCGTTAGGATAGAAGGACGTCCCTTAGGATTGATTGCGAACGATTCCAGGTATTTAGGCGGAGCCATCGACGCGAACGCCGCCGATAAAGCGTCTAAATTCCTGAGATTATGCGATTCGTTCGACCTTCCTATATTATTTTTATGTGATACTCCCGGATTTATGGTGGGGCCCGAAGCGGAGAAGAAGGGGCTCGTAAGAAAAGCCGCGGAATTCTTCGAAGCGGGCGCCTCTCTAAAAGTTCCGTTTTTCACGATCGTACTTAGAAAAGGATACGGGTTGGGAGCCATGGCAATGGCCGCGGGTAGCTTTCACGCGCCGGTATTTACGGTGTCTTGGCCCAGCGGAGAATTCGGTGCCATGGGAATCGAAGGAGAAATACGCACAGGTTACCAAAAGGAACTCTCGGAAATTAAGGATTGGAACGAGAGGCAAAAGCTCTTCGAAAGTCTTGTGAAGGAGGCTTACGAAAGGGGTAAAGCCATCAATATGGCTTCCTATCTGGAAATAGACGCGGTGATTGATCCGTCCGAATCCAGAAAATGGGTCCTAAGAGGTCTCGATTCGGTCCAACGGAATCGTGTAGGATAAATTCTCCCGTTTAGAGGCATTCTATTCGTGCAAGAAACGTTTCCATGTTTTAGGAAATATCTTGATTCCGTTTTCCTCTATGATAGAAATTTTTTCCTGCAAATGGAGGTATTCATGATCAGAAATACAAGGGTGGGTTTTACTGCTCTCATTACGGTTCTATTCCTTCTCGTTTCCTTTGTCAATTTGGAGGCTCAGTCTTTAAACGTTTACGGAACTTATAAGGTAGCCGGAACGAACCCCGACGGATCCAGATACAAAGGATCCGTTACGATCACTTTAAACGATGACGGCTCTTACGCTTTTGATTGGAGTGTGGGAAATTCTTTCTCTGGAACGGGAACTTTAAGTGGAAACACTTTGACGGTGGATTGGGGCGATACTTATCCGGTGATCTATACCGTTAAGAACGGCGGAAATCGTTTGGAAGGAACTTGGGGAAACGGCACCGGCACGGAGATTCTCTCTAAGTAGACTACTCGTATAGATCGGAGATCCGGAGTCACCTTCCTCTCGACGACGGGTGTTATCCGTGGTCTCCGGACAAGATCGGAAAAACTTTCCGATCTAAATTCTCAATTTTCTTTGGTGGTGATATTCATCTCCGCCACGTTCCAGTCTCCTTCGGAGACGCTCGTCTGAATGATCTTAATTCCTCTGTTTACCGATTCCACGGGTTCAAGAATTCTTCCGAAAGGAGAATCTCCGTACGGTTTCGTGCGGAACAGATCCAGCTGGGATTTGGAAGCGATCACTTTCAAAGTATCCGTTCCGAACGGCTCTCCCGCGGCGAGAATATAACCGGATTTTCCATCCGGAATCTGGATCGGATTATTTCCGCGCACGAAATTCTCCGGAGTAAACGTATTCGGGAAAAGCAAAATAGTTTCCCCGTCGCTTTGGAGAAGAATAAGATAGATATAACAATCCTCCGAAGCGCTAACGGTGAAACCCACCGATTCATTCTCCTTATATACGTTCTTTGTAGAATTTAATGAAACTTTAATATTCGGATTTTTGGGTTTGAGTATGCTCAGATTCCTTACCAGGAGATTTTGTGTGAGAAATCCGGCCAATTCCTGAAAAGTCCGTTCGGAATTCCCTTTTTTGATATTACGCACGAATTCCAATTTGGACGTTTCCACATCGGCGAGTTCCAGACTCCAGCGATCCGGAGTCGAGGACTTCAAGTATACGAGCTTCTGGGCCGAGAGGATTTTACCCAATTTAGGCGCGTTTTTAGGGTCGGTAATTCCGGTTTGGTTTAAGGAAAGTTCGTTTAAGGCGTCCGCGGTTTTTTGTCTGTCTATTAGGTTGACTCTTTCGGATTTTAGGAGAGCGGTTTTCAGTTCGTCTTCCAATTCGGAAGAATTCTGGCCTGAGAAAATCAGAGCAATATTGAACTTGTCCAAAAATTTGAGGGAGATCTCGCTTCTTTTCGAGA
This window harbors:
- a CDS encoding DUF4384 domain-containing protein yields the protein MDKFNIALIFSGQNSSELEDELKTALLKSERVNLIDRQKTADALNELSLNQTGITDPKNAPKLGKILSAQKLVYLKSSTPDRWSLELADVETSKLEFVRNIKKGNSERTFQELAGFLTQNLLVRNLSILKPKNPNIKVSLNSTKNVYKENESVGFTVSASEDCYIYLILLQSDGETILLFPNTFTPENFVRGNNPIQIPDGKSGYILAAGEPFGTDTLKVIASKSQLDLFRTKPYGDSPFGRILEPVESVNRGIKIIQTSVSEGDWNVAEMNITTKEN